The DNA region ATGTGATCAGAAACGCAAGGAAACCCCAAGCGCCAGCCTGTTGATGTTATCGAGGTTCACATCCTCCCGCCCGGAAACCTGAGAAAACCGGTATTCAATGAACGGGCTCACCATCGGAATAATCGATACACGCGCACCGACAAATGCGTTCCAGTAAAAATCGGTAGTATCAAATTCCTCTCTCACATCAAATGATGACTCACTGATATTTTCAGAATATTCCAGGCTCGAGTTATCCCAGCCAATTCCAAGCCCAACATAAGGACTCACAAGACCTACAGAGACTTCTCCTGTTCCGGCAAAACCAAAATCAAGAGATTCAAAATCTCTTTCAATGGTAGCACCGCTTGTAGTTAGCGAATTGGTTTCATTAAAATAACTGAAGTGAGCCCGTATACCGAGATCTACAATTGGTACAGATGAAAGGACCGATCGTTCCAGCCGGACACCAAATCCATTGGTGGGATCTTCATCCCTTACTTCATACGAGGCTCCGATCGACCATTGTGCGTCTGCCGTATCGGTTAAAAAAAGGGGTAAAAACAGAATTCCGGAGAATAGAACAAATAGTGTGCGTTTCATGATATTCATTTGCATTGAAGTTTTTTTTATTTGCCCTTAAAAGTAAGGGTTTATGCGCCAAAGGTTTAGAAAAAATCTTAGTTTTTCGATTTCGTGAAATTTCTGATTTTATCCACGCTTTGGTCCATTACAAACTTCGGTATCGGTGCAAATGTTGCATAAAGAGGTAAAGTTGCTACGCCAAGGGCTCCGGCATCCAGACCAGCTGTTGATTTTCGGATGTCGGGATTCCCGAGTTTACCGGCAATTCTCAATTCAGGCAGTTTTTCAGATATGATTTCCAGTAGATCTACAAGGATTATTTCGGGTAGCCGTCCTCCTATAAAAATAACCTCCGGATCGATCAGGTATTCAATGGAGAGCAGAACCGGCAGGAGTTGTTCCGCCGCGAGTTCAAACCATTGTATGATCGTTTGATTCCCGGCTTCATAGAGGTTTTTAAGGTCGTCGAGCGACTGAATATCAATCCCTTCTTTTTCAAGTTTTTCATACAGAAGTGCAAGGTTATAATACTCCCCAAGGTGTGGTTTATAATCCTTCCCGTTTTCAATGCCATTACGATCGATCGGGTAATACCCGATTTCGCCGGCATTTCCCGTAAAACCAGAATGGAGCTGGCCGTTAATAAAAAGCCCGCCGCCAAGTCCCGCACCGATATAAATATAAAAAAAGTTGTTGATATGTTTCCCGGCACCGTACCACCGCTCCCCAATCGCTGCAGCGGATGCATTATTTTCGAGATATACGGGAAGTTCGAGTTTCTCCTGCAACATTTTCACAACCGGAACATTATCCCACCCGGGCAGAAATTGCGGATTAACAACACTTTTAAGAATCGTCCCTTCACTGATTACCATCGGGCCGGGCAAACCCACGCCAACACCCCAGATCTTTTCCCTGGCAACTCCTTCTTTCTCCAATAACTCATTTACAATTTCCTCCATCATTGCCATCCCCTCATCTGATTTTGGAAATTTCAGATTTCGCACGGTACGCTGACGCATATTACCATCCAGATCTATCAAAACTCCCGTGAGGTGATCTTTATCAAGATCCAGGCCGATCGAGAATGCCGCATCTTTATTCAGGCTCAGCAATATAGATGGTGCTCCGCGCCCCTCCTGCACACGGTCTCCCTCCACAATCAGGTTACCCTTCATTAGCTTTTTTGTGATATTGGTAACCGTCTGTGCCGTAAGCCGTGTTCGCTTTGCCACTTCTCCGCGGCTGACCGGGCCATATAACCGGATCGCCTCGATAACAATCCGAATATTGAATGAGTTTGCATACTGTAAATTGGTTCCCTGGAGCATATCTATTTACACCTGATTCATTTTTCGTTTCTGCCCATGCTGCTATCTTCAGCAGTTTTCATGAACTGAATTAGTTAATGCCGACATTCGATTCTGTTTCTAAACATTGTAATCCGGTCTACCCAGTCAGCCAACTCAGATCAGAAGAGCACATAGGCAAAAAGGATAATCTTATAAAATATTAAATCCCGCCCCCAATCTGAAGTCGCACACCCTATTAAGTGTACAAATGACACAAAAACAGCCAACAAACTGCTCTCTGCACAGTTTAAGGTCAAAACATTTTAATCAATCAATTTGATTTATTACATAATATCTTATAATATAATATTTGAATCAACATGAAAACGCTTTTTCCTAAAACTGCCGCGCTAAAACGCCAAATTCAAAGATCCGATGTCATATGAGAAAACTTCTACTATCTTTTGTGATTGTACTCTCTTCTTCCATGAATTTCCTTTTGGCTCAGTCCATCGACCGGGTTTCGATTGGAGGTGAACAAAAATTTGCGAGTGGCGGCAATATTGCCTGGGTGAATTTTGCCCGGGATATCGGGCCCGGTGAAACCCGTCTCGATCTGTTTGAAGAGATATTCCGTGAAGTGAATGAAAACGGCGGTAATATGATGCGGATCTGGCTTCATACAAACGGAACCAACACACCGCAGTTCAACGGAATGGATGTTTCAGGGCCCGGAGAAGGTGCAATCGAGGACCTGCGTGACATTCTTGATCTCGCTTACTTCTACGACGTTAGCCTGATGCTCTGCCTCTGGAGTTTCGATATGCTTCAGGCGGGACAGATGAACGATCAACAGCTCGAGAGAAACAGGGGGCTTCTTACCGATAACGACAGACTGCAAACCTATATCGACAACTCTCTTATCCCGATGGTTGACTCCCTCCACGGGCATCCCGCTATTTCCAGCTGGGAGATTTTCAATGAGCCGGAAGGGATGAGCACACAATTTGGCTGGACGCCATCACGCGTCGATATGTCCGACATCCAAAATTTCGTCAACCGTACAGCCGGAGCGATCAAACGAACCGCACCCGATGCTTTTGTTACCAATGGTTCCTGGAATATTCGTGCGTCAAGCGACATCGGCTCCTGGACCAACTACTACCGTGATGATCGACTGATTGCGGCCGGCGGTGATGAGGACGGTGTACTCGATTTTTATGGAATTCACTACTACAAACATTTCCCGCAGTCGCAATCCCCCTTTCACAACGATGCATCTCACTGGGAGCTTGATAAGCCGATTGTAGTGGGCGAATTTTACATGAGTGACCCCCGGCGTGATGGCGATGCAGACAGTATGTATGGCGTACACTGGTCTGATCTATTCGAAGAACTCTACGATCGCGGCTATGCTGGTGCACTCGGGTGGCAGTGGTTCGACTGGTGGGCCGAACGGACCGATATGGAGGGCGTTGACGGTACTCTCAGCTGGCCGCGAATGCTCGAGAACATGAATACCATGCGCGATCTCTACCCTGATGATATCCTCATTTCTTTTGATGGGATCCGCATGATATTTAACGCTTTTCCGGAGGGAATTGAAGAGGGCGGCAGCAGCACACTTTCCTGGGAGGTACGCGGTGCAGAAAGTGTAACGCTGAACGGAGATCCGGTTCAGCCGATCGATTCACTTGTAGCATCACCGGAAGTAACAACTGAATACACGCTGATCGCAACGGATGAGCATGGTGAAACTGAAGCGAAAACTGTTACCATTACCGTTCTTGATCCCGAAGCGGTAAACCGTGCTTTCCAGAAACCCGCCTCGGCATCCAGTATTGAAAACAACCAGCACCTGGCAGACTATGCAACTGATGGAGATTATTCCACCCGGTGGAGCAGCCTTTATCAGGATAATGAATGGCTGATGGTAGACTTACAGGTATCTTACGATATCCATAATATCAAACTCTATTGGGAAGCAGCACATGCCGCCTCTTACACTATCGATGTATCATTCGATGGATTTAACTGGCAGACCATTTTTGAGGAAAACAACAGCGACGGAGGGCTCGACTCTCTTTTTTTTGAGCAGCCCGCTCCGGCCCGTTTTGTACGGATGAACGGAGTGGAGCGGGCAACGGAATGGGGATTCTCACTGTACGAACTTGAAGTATACGGACTCGAATCAGAACATCAGCCCCCGCAAATTGCAATCTCCTCACCTCTTGAAGAGGACTACCTTGAAGCCGGCTTAGTAACACAACTAACGGCTGACCTCCAGCCCGGCACATCCGATGAAATCTCTGTTGCTTTTTATATCAATGATGAACTGTTTGATACGGTTACCGAACCTCCCTTCACCACCGAGTGGACTCCATCTGAGGATGGAATCGCATCACTGCATGCCGTTGCTACTGATGAGCAGTTTAACATCCGATCTGAATCGGTTGAACTCACGATAAGTCCGGAATCGGAGTTTATTTTACTGGAAGCAGAGAATAGTACTTTGGCAGGTGATACAGAAATAATGTCCCACAGCGAGGCGAGCAGCGGAGAATTTGTTCGGCTTGAAGCGGACGGGTCCCTCACCTGGAGTGATATTGAAGTAAATGAAAATGGTAATTACCGTCTTGAGATCGGGTTTCGCCTGCCATTTGAATCGCCAAAAAGCCAGGTTCTTTTTGTGAATGATAGCGAAATCGGAGAAATCGAGTTTGCGGGACAGGAGAATGCCTGGCTTACAGAAGACATGAATATCAACCTTGAAAGCGGCCTGAACACTATCCGGATCGAAAGCAGCTGGGGCTACATGGATTTTGATTACATCGAAATTCGCGGTCAGAATTTGCTCACCAGTGCGGGCAACAACGAAGAACTCGCGGCAGAATATCACCTTGGTCAGAACTACCCCAACCCGTTCAACCCCTCCACCGTCATACCATTTTCAATCGCCAACCCATCACACGTGCAGCTTGATGTTTTTGACATCGTTGGGCGCAGAGTTGCCACCCTTCTGAATGAGCCGCTTTCATCAGGTTCGCATGAAGTCCGGTTTGATGCGGGAAGCTTTTCAAGCGGTGTCTACTTTTTCCGAATTCAAGCGGGCAGTTTTACCAAGGTGAACCGTATGGTTTTGTTGAAGTAGATTGTTGGTGAAGGGGAAAAGTGAAAGCTGAAAAGCTGGAGCGAAGCGACAGTGCCGAACCATCGGTGGTGAAAAGCTGGAGCCACAGTCCCGAACCATTGAAGTGAAAAAATGAGATGACATTCCCCACCAAAGTTTCGGTACCAAGTGTGGTTCGAGGGGAGATCACAATCATCGTTCATATGATAGTGCGAGGGGTGTCCTGATAAACTCTGGTACAATCACGAATAATACTTGCTAACTCCCTATTCAAAAAATCGAAACCAAGAAACATTCAATACCAATAACTTAATAACTACACCATCCAGCCCAATGAAACAGATTACACTGCTGCTTTTCTTATTTCTTCTTTCATCCTGTGCAATGGAAGGCGAAGCGCCATTAACCACATTCACGCCGACAGATCACAACGCTACTGAAGAAACCCGCACCCTGTTTACAAGCCTCGATGCGATCCGTCATCAGCATGTTCTGTTTGGGCACCAGGATGATCTTGCCTACGGCTACAGCTGGATCAATGAGCCGGGCCGTTCGGATGTGCTGGAAACTGCCGGATCCTACCCTGCCGTATATGGCTGGGAACTGGGCGACCTGGAGTATGGTAACCAGGAAAATCTGGACGGGGTGAACTTTGAAAATATGAAGCAGTGGATTAAAGAGGGATACAGCCGGGGCGGTGTCATTACAATCGGTTGGCACATGAACAACCCCGTTACCGGCGGCGATGCGTGGGATACTGAAGGAGATGCTGTTCCAACTATTCTGCCCGGCGGTGAAAACCACGAAATGTTTAAAGGGTGGCTCGACACGTTTGCCGACTTCTTGAATGACCTTACCGTGACAGCTGAGAACGGAGAGTCTCATCCTGTGCCGATCCTGTTCCGCCCTTTTCACGAACACAACGGTAGCTGGTTCTGGTGGGGACAAGATCTGACCACAACCGAAGATTTTGTCGCACTTTGGAGATTTACTGTAGAGTATCTCCGGGATGAAAAAGGACTAAACAACCTGCTCTACAGCTACTCCCCTGATGTTTTTGATTCAAAAGAAGCGTACCTGGAGCGGTACCCGGGAGATGATTACGTCGATATTTTTGGGTACGACGACTACCACAGCATTCGCTCAGCGGATACGCAGGAGACATTTATTAACCGACTTGAGATGCTGGTGGAAATGGCTGAAGAGCGAAACAAAATTCCCGCGATGACCGAAACCGGCTATGAAGCGATACCGGACCCCGACTGGTGGACCGAAACGCTGCTTGCCGGTATCAACGCAAATGAAACCACCCGGAGAATTGCGTACGTGCTGGTCTGGAGAAACGCCAACCACGAGCATGACCGTCCCGATCACTACTACGCACCATATTCGGGCCATCCGAGCGAGGGAAATTTCCGAGAGTTCCGCGAGCATGATCTGATTCTGTTTGAAGATGATCTGCCCAATCTCTATTCATTGGAGATGGAGCGTTGAGAGTGAGGAGGCAAAGATGAAAAGAATTCTCCCATGGAAGAGAGCTCTCCTTCATCGTCCAAATGATGGTGCGAGGGGTGTTTTTGAAGTTTAGATATTTTTGCAACCCTCCAAGGGTTTCAAACCCTTGGAGGGTTATAAATAGTCCAACGAGAATATCACCGCCCAAAATCATCTTCAACCCGCACAATATCCTCTTCATCGGAAGGATTTTCCGGATCGGTGTGATTCCAGATGTCTAACATAAGTAAAATGCTTAGTTATACAGATTTATGAGTGAATGATTTTGTTAATATTCTCGAAGACTTCAAACCCTCAACTACTTTTATTTCACTTCCTTTCCTTCTATATTTAAATATGATTACTAATAAAGATATAGAAAAGATGAGCACTTCTGAGCGCTTAAAGGCGA from Rhodohalobacter sp. SW132 includes:
- a CDS encoding outer membrane protein, which gives rise to MKRTLFVLFSGILFLPLFLTDTADAQWSIGASYEVRDEDPTNGFGVRLERSVLSSVPIVDLGIRAHFSYFNETNSLTTSGATIERDFESLDFGFAGTGEVSVGLVSPYVGLGIGWDNSSLEYSENISESSFDVREEFDTTDFYWNAFVGARVSIIPMVSPFIEYRFSQVSGREDVNLDNINRLALGVSLRF
- a CDS encoding ROK family transcriptional regulator, with the protein product MLQGTNLQYANSFNIRIVIEAIRLYGPVSRGEVAKRTRLTAQTVTNITKKLMKGNLIVEGDRVQEGRGAPSILLSLNKDAAFSIGLDLDKDHLTGVLIDLDGNMRQRTVRNLKFPKSDEGMAMMEEIVNELLEKEGVAREKIWGVGVGLPGPMVISEGTILKSVVNPQFLPGWDNVPVVKMLQEKLELPVYLENNASAAAIGERWYGAGKHINNFFYIYIGAGLGGGLFINGQLHSGFTGNAGEIGYYPIDRNGIENGKDYKPHLGEYYNLALLYEKLEKEGIDIQSLDDLKNLYEAGNQTIIQWFELAAEQLLPVLLSIEYLIDPEVIFIGGRLPEIILVDLLEIISEKLPELRIAGKLGNPDIRKSTAGLDAGALGVATLPLYATFAPIPKFVMDQSVDKIRNFTKSKN
- a CDS encoding discoidin domain-containing protein, which encodes MRKLLLSFVIVLSSSMNFLLAQSIDRVSIGGEQKFASGGNIAWVNFARDIGPGETRLDLFEEIFREVNENGGNMMRIWLHTNGTNTPQFNGMDVSGPGEGAIEDLRDILDLAYFYDVSLMLCLWSFDMLQAGQMNDQQLERNRGLLTDNDRLQTYIDNSLIPMVDSLHGHPAISSWEIFNEPEGMSTQFGWTPSRVDMSDIQNFVNRTAGAIKRTAPDAFVTNGSWNIRASSDIGSWTNYYRDDRLIAAGGDEDGVLDFYGIHYYKHFPQSQSPFHNDASHWELDKPIVVGEFYMSDPRRDGDADSMYGVHWSDLFEELYDRGYAGALGWQWFDWWAERTDMEGVDGTLSWPRMLENMNTMRDLYPDDILISFDGIRMIFNAFPEGIEEGGSSTLSWEVRGAESVTLNGDPVQPIDSLVASPEVTTEYTLIATDEHGETEAKTVTITVLDPEAVNRAFQKPASASSIENNQHLADYATDGDYSTRWSSLYQDNEWLMVDLQVSYDIHNIKLYWEAAHAASYTIDVSFDGFNWQTIFEENNSDGGLDSLFFEQPAPARFVRMNGVERATEWGFSLYELEVYGLESEHQPPQIAISSPLEEDYLEAGLVTQLTADLQPGTSDEISVAFYINDELFDTVTEPPFTTEWTPSEDGIASLHAVATDEQFNIRSESVELTISPESEFILLEAENSTLAGDTEIMSHSEASSGEFVRLEADGSLTWSDIEVNENGNYRLEIGFRLPFESPKSQVLFVNDSEIGEIEFAGQENAWLTEDMNINLESGLNTIRIESSWGYMDFDYIEIRGQNLLTSAGNNEELAAEYHLGQNYPNPFNPSTVIPFSIANPSHVQLDVFDIVGRRVATLLNEPLSSGSHEVRFDAGSFSSGVYFFRIQAGSFTKVNRMVLLK
- a CDS encoding glycoside hydrolase family 26 protein; its protein translation is MKQITLLLFLFLLSSCAMEGEAPLTTFTPTDHNATEETRTLFTSLDAIRHQHVLFGHQDDLAYGYSWINEPGRSDVLETAGSYPAVYGWELGDLEYGNQENLDGVNFENMKQWIKEGYSRGGVITIGWHMNNPVTGGDAWDTEGDAVPTILPGGENHEMFKGWLDTFADFLNDLTVTAENGESHPVPILFRPFHEHNGSWFWWGQDLTTTEDFVALWRFTVEYLRDEKGLNNLLYSYSPDVFDSKEAYLERYPGDDYVDIFGYDDYHSIRSADTQETFINRLEMLVEMAEERNKIPAMTETGYEAIPDPDWWTETLLAGINANETTRRIAYVLVWRNANHEHDRPDHYYAPYSGHPSEGNFREFREHDLILFEDDLPNLYSLEMER